The following proteins come from a genomic window of Mycobacterium sp. DL:
- a CDS encoding glycerate kinase: MARINVLIAPDCFGDSLTAVQAAQSIADGWGRSRPDDGLALAPQSDGGPGFVEVLASRLGEVRTERVSGPLSSDVDAQWVLDTDPPVTAYIECAQACGLALLGGPPSVSTALEAHSRGVGQLIAAARAAGAGRIVIGLGGSGCTDGGRGMVEALGGVAAAQELLDGVELIAASDVEHPLLGPRGAAAVFGPQKGADPATVAILEDRLTVWAEELNAAAGRTVSGDAGAGAAGGIGAALIALGGRRESGAAIIAEHTGLAADVAAVDLVITGEGRFDDQSLHGKVVSALAAGARDRQIPVLVLAGQVTLEQSALEAAGIASAHSITDHAGSVQRAIEDAANQLTGLASAVAATYR; encoded by the coding sequence ATGGCGCGCATCAATGTGCTGATCGCCCCGGACTGCTTCGGCGACAGCTTGACCGCAGTGCAGGCGGCGCAGTCCATCGCAGACGGTTGGGGCCGGTCCCGGCCCGACGACGGGCTGGCGCTGGCTCCGCAGTCCGACGGTGGACCCGGGTTCGTGGAAGTGCTCGCCAGTCGACTCGGCGAGGTACGCACCGAACGGGTGAGCGGTCCGCTGTCCAGTGACGTCGACGCGCAGTGGGTGCTCGATACGGATCCGCCGGTCACCGCGTACATCGAATGCGCGCAGGCGTGCGGCCTCGCCCTGCTGGGCGGGCCGCCGTCGGTGAGCACCGCGCTCGAGGCGCACAGCAGGGGAGTCGGGCAGCTCATCGCCGCCGCGAGGGCGGCCGGCGCGGGTCGGATCGTCATCGGGCTCGGAGGCAGCGGCTGCACCGACGGCGGCCGGGGCATGGTGGAGGCGCTGGGCGGCGTGGCGGCCGCACAGGAGTTGCTCGACGGCGTCGAGCTCATCGCCGCCAGCGACGTCGAACACCCACTTCTCGGCCCGCGGGGCGCCGCGGCGGTGTTCGGTCCGCAGAAGGGTGCCGATCCGGCCACCGTCGCGATCCTGGAGGACCGCCTGACCGTATGGGCGGAGGAGCTGAACGCGGCCGCGGGCCGCACGGTCAGCGGCGACGCCGGCGCCGGCGCCGCCGGTGGAATCGGTGCGGCCCTGATCGCTCTGGGCGGCCGGCGGGAGTCGGGCGCGGCGATCATCGCAGAACACACCGGCCTCGCCGCCGACGTCGCCGCCGTCGACCTGGTGATCACCGGAGAGGGCCGCTTCGACGACCAGTCCCTGCACGGCAAGGTCGTCAGCGCGCTGGCCGCCGGCGCCCGTGATCGGCAGATCCCGGTGCTCGTGCTGGCGGGCCAGGTGACGCTGGAGCAATCCGCGCTCGAAGCCGCCGGGATCGCCTCGGCCCATTCCATCACCGACCACGCGGGCTCGGTGCAGCGCGCGATCGAGGATGCGGCCAACCAGCTCACCGGCCTGGCGTCGGCGGTTGCGGCCACCTATCGGTGA